A section of the Cutibacterium granulosum genome encodes:
- a CDS encoding ROK family glucokinase yields the protein MLSIGVDIGGTKVAAGVVDEDGEILRHLVRPTPSRSPEAVENAIVEAVDSLSDGLPVRSVGIGAAGWVDTEQALVRFSPHLAWRNEPLRDRLCERIDLPVIVDNDANAAAWAEYEFGAGRDSRVMTCITLGTGIGGALVINGRVFRGRYGMAGEFGHMAVVPDGHWCPCGNRGCWEQYASGNSLVRDAKALLAEGSPEALSLLHYVPDKDPAHLVGPDVSRAAVDGNQVAIELIADVGTWLGRGMASLAAALDPDLFVIGGGVSAAGDLLLDPARAAFGRALTGRGYRPVAGVERARFGNDAGLIGAADLARHSITDPPGAARGFWPQRRSRHRRRMFSARR from the coding sequence GTGCTCAGTATCGGAGTCGACATCGGGGGGACGAAGGTTGCCGCCGGCGTCGTGGACGAGGACGGTGAGATCCTGCGTCATCTGGTGCGTCCGACGCCGTCACGTAGTCCGGAAGCCGTCGAGAACGCCATCGTCGAGGCCGTGGACTCCCTGTCGGACGGGCTGCCCGTGAGATCGGTGGGCATCGGTGCCGCTGGGTGGGTGGACACCGAGCAGGCCCTGGTGCGATTCTCCCCACACCTGGCCTGGCGCAACGAGCCGTTGCGAGATCGTCTCTGCGAGCGGATCGACCTGCCGGTCATCGTCGACAACGACGCCAATGCGGCTGCCTGGGCGGAGTACGAGTTCGGGGCGGGACGTGACTCCCGGGTCATGACGTGCATCACCCTGGGAACCGGTATCGGTGGGGCGCTGGTCATCAATGGCCGGGTGTTTCGCGGCCGTTACGGCATGGCCGGTGAGTTCGGCCACATGGCGGTGGTACCCGATGGGCACTGGTGCCCGTGCGGAAACCGCGGGTGCTGGGAGCAGTACGCCTCGGGAAACTCCCTGGTGCGTGATGCCAAGGCCCTGCTGGCCGAGGGCTCCCCAGAGGCATTGAGCCTGCTGCACTACGTGCCCGACAAGGATCCGGCACATCTCGTCGGACCGGATGTGAGTCGCGCGGCGGTGGATGGCAACCAAGTGGCCATCGAGCTCATCGCCGACGTGGGGACCTGGCTCGGGCGAGGCATGGCGAGTCTGGCAGCTGCGCTGGACCCAGACCTTTTCGTCATCGGTGGGGGAGTCAGCGCTGCCGGGGATCTGCTCCTCGACCCAGCGCGGGCTGCCTTCGGACGTGCCCTCACCGGCCGTGGGTATCGTCCGGTTGCCGGGGTGGAGCGGGCTCGGTTCGGCAACGACGCCGGTCTCATCGGGGCTGCCGACCTGGCTCGGCACTCCATCACCGACCCGCCCGGCGCTGCGCGCGGGTTCTGGCCACAGCGGCGCTCCCGTCACCGACGCCGTATGTTCTCCGCACGTCGCTGA
- a CDS encoding alkaline phosphatase family protein, with protein MRTTHHRITAAEAAVTAGLMAFGLVTPASAAQTPSPTKPAPAATPAAASTTGHKRITTTGLKPGDVKHVWLIILENKSYDATFTGLNQNSYLWKTLPSQGALLTHYYGTGHYSQDNYTSLVSGQATSFDLQADCDISNTDLGSNESIITKHKGKPFGPDDNYGQVMSLAGPNAPDGENGCTYPRKTPTLFNQFDAAGVTWKGYAQDLHAQAGREDALGGAPGSRENDPSHNPKSMKPSDDDKAKGISSFTGAQENDQYVAKHFPFPWFHSIVGNDNSGKDALTSPVDGGTMTDENHIQSVEDPNKGLLADLAKPADQVPAFNWITPNNCSDAHDATCKGNNLSGLFDENGEPDYSKPLSTPPKNHIGGLYAADLWLKYYIPLIEKSDAFKDGGLIDVTFDEANPPFTNMSFNNATDDSKVAKDASGNMLYKYSSPSMTELSEGYKKYAPNTFPNPSGMGKNFVAADAAGQNINGVDVDWEPTGPNTPMETDEHGNQKFPGPGDNGYITRPPSCEQDKDLVNADASNCVKGAKNTGAGWGYGKAKTVEAKAEAGVSSVYAPVTVKDLGRKVTGTGIPEGAYIGAVKNEGPQQVEKSSDPITESSFILVDKNDKPLKTTGEVSEITMSATGIPGHLNEGESPLATFNAQDATPGGGITGSVLISPLIKPGTVSHTHYNHYSWLRTMEDIFQVSQGTNNDKLPAGTVSGGLDGMGHLGYAAQAGLMPFGSEIFNNVSEEPSPSASTEPSPSQSTAPTPTATPSSSATPTTKPTRSSATPHGPAGKPGTSVVQHDAPAVAGKPALPRTGQ; from the coding sequence ATGCGCACGACACATCACCGCATCACCGCTGCCGAAGCGGCCGTGACTGCGGGCCTCATGGCCTTCGGTCTCGTCACCCCTGCCAGCGCGGCCCAGACACCATCACCCACCAAGCCTGCTCCCGCAGCGACCCCTGCTGCGGCCTCCACCACCGGCCACAAGCGCATCACGACGACCGGGCTCAAGCCCGGTGACGTCAAGCACGTGTGGTTGATCATCCTGGAGAACAAGTCCTACGACGCCACCTTCACCGGACTCAACCAGAACTCCTACCTGTGGAAGACACTGCCCTCCCAGGGGGCCCTGCTCACCCACTACTACGGCACCGGCCACTACTCCCAGGACAACTACACCTCCCTGGTCTCCGGCCAGGCCACGTCCTTCGACCTGCAGGCCGACTGCGACATCTCCAACACCGATCTGGGCTCCAACGAGTCGATCATCACCAAGCACAAGGGCAAGCCCTTCGGCCCCGACGACAACTACGGTCAGGTCATGTCGCTGGCCGGCCCCAACGCCCCGGACGGCGAGAACGGCTGCACCTACCCCCGAAAGACTCCCACCCTCTTCAACCAGTTCGACGCCGCCGGCGTGACCTGGAAGGGATACGCCCAGGACCTGCATGCCCAGGCCGGCCGAGAGGACGCCCTGGGTGGCGCTCCCGGCTCCCGCGAGAACGACCCCTCGCACAACCCGAAGTCGATGAAGCCTTCCGACGACGACAAGGCCAAGGGCATCTCCTCGTTCACCGGTGCCCAGGAGAACGACCAGTACGTCGCCAAGCACTTCCCCTTCCCGTGGTTCCACTCGATCGTCGGCAACGACAACTCCGGCAAGGACGCTCTCACCAGTCCGGTGGACGGCGGAACCATGACCGACGAGAACCACATCCAGTCCGTCGAGGACCCGAACAAGGGGCTGCTGGCCGATCTGGCCAAGCCGGCCGACCAGGTGCCAGCGTTCAACTGGATCACCCCGAACAACTGCTCCGACGCCCACGACGCCACCTGCAAGGGCAACAACCTCTCCGGTCTGTTCGACGAGAACGGCGAGCCGGACTACTCCAAGCCGCTGAGCACCCCGCCGAAGAACCACATCGGTGGTCTCTACGCCGCCGACCTGTGGCTGAAGTACTACATCCCACTCATCGAGAAGTCCGACGCCTTCAAGGACGGCGGTCTCATCGACGTCACCTTCGACGAGGCGAACCCACCGTTCACGAACATGAGCTTCAACAACGCCACCGACGACTCCAAGGTCGCCAAGGACGCCTCGGGCAACATGCTCTACAAGTACTCCAGCCCGTCGATGACCGAGCTCTCCGAGGGCTACAAGAAGTACGCCCCCAACACCTTCCCCAACCCGTCCGGAATGGGGAAGAACTTCGTGGCTGCCGACGCCGCCGGACAGAACATCAACGGTGTGGACGTCGACTGGGAGCCGACCGGCCCCAACACCCCGATGGAGACCGACGAGCACGGCAACCAGAAGTTCCCCGGCCCCGGTGACAACGGTTACATCACTCGTCCGCCGTCCTGTGAGCAGGACAAGGACCTCGTCAACGCCGACGCCTCCAACTGTGTCAAGGGTGCCAAGAACACCGGAGCCGGCTGGGGCTATGGCAAGGCCAAGACCGTCGAGGCCAAGGCCGAGGCCGGCGTGAGCTCGGTCTACGCCCCGGTCACGGTCAAGGATCTGGGTCGCAAGGTCACCGGTACGGGTATCCCCGAGGGGGCCTACATCGGAGCCGTGAAGAACGAGGGTCCGCAGCAGGTCGAGAAGTCCTCCGACCCCATCACCGAAAGCTCCTTCATCCTCGTCGACAAGAATGACAAGCCGCTCAAGACGACCGGTGAGGTGAGCGAGATCACCATGTCGGCCACCGGCATCCCCGGTCACCTCAACGAGGGCGAGTCCCCGCTGGCCACCTTCAACGCCCAGGACGCCACCCCCGGCGGCGGTATCACCGGTTCGGTGCTCATCTCCCCGCTCATCAAGCCCGGGACCGTCTCCCACACGCACTACAACCACTACTCGTGGCTGCGGACGATGGAGGACATCTTCCAGGTGTCGCAGGGCACCAACAACGACAAGCTCCCGGCTGGCACCGTCTCCGGTGGTCTGGATGGCATGGGACACCTTGGTTACGCCGCCCAGGCTGGCCTCATGCCGTTCGGCTCGGAGATCTTCAACAATGTCTCCGAGGAGCCCAGCCCCAGCGCCAGCACCGAGCCGAGCCCGTCGCAGAGCACTGCTCCGACTCCGACCGCCACGCCCAGTAGCTCGGCCACACCGACCACCAAGCCCACCCGCTCGTCGGCCACACCGCACGGCCCTGCCGGCAAGCCCGGCACGTCCGTGGTGCAGCATGATGCTCCTGCCGTGGCCGGCAAGCCTGCGCTGCCTCGCACCGGCCAGTGA
- a CDS encoding prepilin peptidase, giving the protein MISLISSVICTLLALVHAVLVVPRLPEPSETEVGAEVLAVKPRYCDLRAPGFVGTTCLVAGMAGAASAAAPRWCLPLWWVWGGSVTALVSVDVRTTFLPRRLWFGCVGQAALGTLVAAGIVAPGVHDLLPMLLFMALGAVGAALPFWLLWRFSGSLGYGDVRLAAGMGAVAASLGADAVMTSLLGATLVGAVMSVGVTWWRRRHPSVWGAAIAYGPALWIGPWIGLLTVRA; this is encoded by the coding sequence ATGATCAGCCTCATCAGTTCAGTCATCTGCACACTCCTGGCACTGGTGCACGCCGTCCTCGTCGTCCCACGTCTGCCCGAGCCCAGCGAGACTGAGGTCGGAGCCGAGGTCCTCGCCGTCAAACCGAGGTACTGTGATCTGCGAGCCCCCGGATTCGTCGGAACGACGTGCCTGGTGGCCGGGATGGCAGGTGCCGCTAGCGCAGCAGCCCCACGGTGGTGTCTTCCGCTGTGGTGGGTGTGGGGCGGGTCCGTCACGGCCCTGGTCAGCGTCGACGTTCGCACCACTTTTCTACCCAGACGGCTCTGGTTCGGTTGCGTGGGGCAGGCAGCGCTCGGCACCCTGGTGGCTGCTGGGATCGTTGCCCCAGGGGTGCACGATCTTCTCCCCATGCTTCTCTTCATGGCTCTGGGAGCCGTCGGAGCAGCTCTGCCCTTCTGGTTGCTGTGGCGTTTCAGCGGCTCACTGGGGTACGGGGACGTACGTCTTGCCGCCGGGATGGGCGCCGTGGCGGCAAGTCTGGGGGCAGATGCAGTCATGACGAGTCTGCTGGGTGCCACCCTGGTCGGCGCGGTGATGTCCGTGGGCGTCACATGGTGGCGACGCCGTCACCCCTCGGTGTGGGGAGCCGCCATTGCCTACGGTCCAGCGCTGTGGATCGGTCCATGGATCGGGCTGCTCACCGTCCGGGCCTGA
- a CDS encoding response regulator, producing the protein MLAATRRGRGMSEKKTAADTLRVLVYSDDRNVRQEIRLALGTSIAADLPPVEMTETATQKAVMAAVDTGQYDVVIADGEAVPSGGMGVTHQMKDEVDDCPPVVLLVAREADAWLASWSRADAISTHPVDPIGLPQTVATVVRAA; encoded by the coding sequence ATGTTGGCCGCAACCCGACGAGGACGAGGGATGAGCGAAAAGAAGACCGCAGCAGACACTCTCCGGGTACTCGTGTACTCCGACGACCGCAACGTGCGCCAGGAGATTCGGCTCGCGTTGGGCACGTCCATCGCCGCTGATCTGCCCCCGGTCGAGATGACGGAGACCGCCACCCAGAAGGCTGTCATGGCCGCTGTCGACACCGGGCAGTACGACGTCGTCATTGCCGATGGGGAGGCAGTTCCCTCCGGTGGCATGGGAGTGACCCATCAGATGAAGGACGAGGTGGACGACTGCCCGCCCGTCGTGCTGCTCGTGGCTCGCGAGGCCGATGCTTGGCTTGCGAGTTGGTCACGCGCCGATGCCATCTCCACCCACCCCGTCGACCCCATCGGCCTGCCACAGACCGTCGCCACCGTGGTGCGGGCTGCCTGA
- a CDS encoding peptidylprolyl isomerase, whose product MASTATLHTNHGDITLNLFEDQAPKTVANFVGLANGTKEYLDPRTGQPTTGKFYDGLVFHRVIDGFMIQGGCPLGTGTGGPGYQFADEFHPDLNFGKPYLLAMANAGPGTNGSQFFITVAPTPHLNRRHTIFGEVADEESRKVVDEIAAVRTGRMDRPVDPVVIESVEIA is encoded by the coding sequence GTGGCTTCCACTGCGACTCTGCACACCAACCACGGTGACATCACCCTCAATCTCTTCGAAGACCAGGCCCCCAAGACGGTGGCCAATTTCGTCGGGCTCGCCAATGGCACCAAGGAGTACCTTGACCCACGCACCGGCCAACCCACCACCGGAAAGTTCTATGACGGGCTGGTCTTCCACCGCGTCATCGATGGATTCATGATCCAGGGCGGCTGCCCGCTGGGTACCGGAACTGGTGGCCCCGGTTACCAGTTCGCCGACGAGTTCCATCCCGATCTCAACTTCGGCAAGCCCTACCTGCTGGCCATGGCCAATGCCGGTCCGGGCACCAATGGCTCCCAGTTCTTCATCACCGTCGCCCCGACCCCACACCTCAACCGTCGGCACACCATCTTCGGTGAGGTTGCCGACGAGGAGTCCCGCAAGGTCGTCGACGAGATCGCCGCCGTGCGCACCGGTCGGATGGATCGCCCGGTCGACCCGGTCGTCATCGAGTCCGTCGAGATCGCCTGA
- the purH gene encoding bifunctional phosphoribosylaminoimidazolecarboxamide formyltransferase/IMP cyclohydrolase — translation MDRQPIRRALVSVFDKTGIEQLATMLDKAGVDVVSTGSTAKALTDAGLKVTEVSTVTGFPECLDGRVKTLHPRIHAGILADRRLHSHRDQLAELGVEPFDLVVCNLYPFSQTVASGAGFDDCIEKIDIGGPSMVRAAAKNHACVAVLTSPAQYEDLQHALDEGGFTAAERRVLAAKAFAHTASYDVAVASWFARQDGVATDGVPTFVGTTGELKEKLRYGENSHQSAAVYLGDGEPGLAGAKQLHGKAMSYNNYVDTNSARRAAHDFEEPCVAVIKHSNPCGIATGVDIAEAHRKAHACDPLSAFGGVIATNRPVSVEMANQVKEIFTEVVIAPGYEDGALEILSGKKNIRLLQCPAPRIGGHELREIDGGLLMMETDVFQSDGDDPANWKLAAGEAVDEQTLADLAFAWRACRSVKSNAILLAHDGASVGVGMGQVNRVDSCKLAVDRAGERAAGSVAASDAFFPFADGPQVLIDGGVRAIVEPGGSIRDDQTIEACQKAGVPLYFTGTRHFFH, via the coding sequence GTGGATCGTCAACCCATCCGCCGTGCCTTGGTGTCCGTCTTCGACAAAACCGGCATCGAACAGCTTGCCACCATGCTCGACAAGGCAGGTGTGGACGTCGTCTCGACCGGGTCGACGGCCAAGGCCCTCACCGACGCCGGTCTCAAGGTCACCGAGGTGAGCACCGTCACCGGATTCCCTGAATGTCTGGATGGACGGGTCAAGACGCTCCACCCGCGCATCCACGCCGGGATCCTTGCCGATCGCAGACTGCACTCCCACCGCGACCAGCTCGCCGAGCTCGGTGTGGAGCCCTTCGACCTCGTCGTGTGCAACCTGTACCCCTTCTCCCAGACCGTTGCCTCGGGAGCCGGTTTCGACGACTGCATCGAGAAGATCGACATCGGCGGGCCGTCCATGGTGCGGGCTGCCGCCAAGAACCATGCCTGCGTGGCCGTCCTCACCTCCCCGGCACAGTACGAGGACCTGCAGCACGCCCTTGACGAGGGGGGCTTCACTGCGGCCGAGCGTCGCGTGCTGGCCGCCAAGGCCTTCGCCCACACGGCCTCCTATGACGTCGCCGTCGCTTCCTGGTTCGCGCGTCAGGACGGGGTGGCCACCGACGGGGTGCCCACCTTCGTGGGGACCACCGGCGAGCTCAAGGAGAAACTGCGCTACGGCGAGAACTCCCACCAGAGCGCCGCCGTCTATCTTGGTGACGGCGAACCTGGTCTGGCTGGTGCCAAACAGCTGCACGGCAAGGCCATGAGCTACAACAACTACGTCGACACCAACTCCGCCCGTCGTGCCGCGCACGACTTCGAGGAGCCCTGCGTGGCCGTCATCAAGCACTCCAACCCGTGCGGTATCGCCACCGGTGTCGACATTGCCGAGGCGCATCGCAAGGCACATGCCTGCGATCCGCTGTCGGCCTTCGGTGGTGTCATCGCCACCAACCGCCCGGTGAGCGTCGAGATGGCCAACCAGGTCAAGGAGATCTTCACCGAGGTCGTCATTGCCCCCGGATACGAGGACGGTGCGCTCGAGATCCTCTCGGGAAAGAAGAACATTCGTCTGCTGCAGTGCCCGGCACCGCGAATCGGTGGTCACGAGCTGCGTGAGATCGACGGTGGCCTGCTCATGATGGAGACCGACGTCTTCCAGTCCGACGGCGACGACCCGGCCAACTGGAAACTCGCAGCCGGGGAGGCCGTCGACGAGCAGACCTTGGCCGACCTCGCCTTTGCCTGGCGGGCCTGCCGCTCGGTGAAGTCCAATGCCATCCTGCTGGCCCACGACGGCGCCTCGGTGGGTGTGGGCATGGGACAGGTGAACCGGGTGGACTCCTGCAAACTTGCCGTGGACCGGGCAGGGGAGCGTGCCGCTGGATCGGTGGCCGCCTCCGACGCCTTCTTCCCGTTCGCCGATGGACCCCAGGTGCTCATCGATGGCGGTGTTCGTGCCATCGTCGAGCCCGGTGGCTCCATCCGCGACGACCAGACCATCGAGGCATGCCAGAAGGCTGGGGTGCCGCTGTACTTCACCGGAACCCGCCACTTCTTCCACTGA
- a CDS encoding DEDD exonuclease domain-containing protein, giving the protein MPDSSSAHLQPSFDDLGTPLSEVTFCVVDLETTGLSTDDAITEIGAVKVRGGVVQGEFQTFVNPGEHIPASVQVLTGITDAMVSTAPRIGAVLPSWIEFSHSTVLVAHNARFDVGFLRRAYQAHDHPWPGHQVVDTLTLARMTLHREEVRSYRLGSLATLFHAQTSPDHRALDDARATVDVLHGLLERIGNLGVTTLEDVLEFTHHVSRQRRAKRVWAKDLPEEPGVYWFHREEPGHPDEVLYVGKSVNLRRRVSTYFTASEHRSRMDEMVRLSTAVGHQTCTTPLEAGVVELRLIDAHSPRYNRRSQRQNKVSWVTLTDEAFPRLSIVRSTTQPGRVYWGPFTRRDDAVDACRALREIAPLRECTGALSSHPHGCPLAEMGRCPAPCLHPDRASYQEIVELATRIMTRDVTAAATGHAARIAELADADRFEEAGARTDRALTLLRVGRRGARLASLARCPQIVAAQRVDDFWHVHVVRYGRLAGAGRVRVGGNPMPAIDAIVTAAQTVLPPPVSGLPACTVEEAELIASWFEEEGVRLVDIDGDWSWPAHIYVDAQALAAQVRSLRTETHGVPATCRPIVA; this is encoded by the coding sequence ATGCCAGATTCCTCATCAGCACACCTGCAACCCTCGTTCGACGACCTCGGCACGCCGCTGTCCGAGGTGACGTTCTGCGTCGTCGACCTGGAGACGACGGGACTGTCCACCGACGACGCGATCACGGAGATCGGCGCTGTGAAGGTGCGTGGTGGTGTGGTGCAGGGCGAGTTCCAGACCTTCGTCAACCCGGGTGAGCACATTCCAGCCTCGGTGCAGGTGCTCACCGGTATCACCGACGCCATGGTGAGCACCGCCCCACGAATCGGCGCAGTGCTGCCCAGCTGGATCGAGTTCAGCCACTCAACGGTGCTCGTCGCGCACAACGCCCGTTTCGACGTCGGTTTCCTCCGACGCGCCTACCAGGCCCATGACCATCCCTGGCCGGGTCACCAGGTGGTGGACACCCTCACCTTGGCGCGTATGACACTGCACCGCGAGGAGGTACGCAGCTACAGGTTGGGCTCGCTGGCCACCCTCTTCCATGCCCAGACCTCACCGGACCACCGTGCCCTGGACGATGCCCGTGCCACCGTCGACGTGCTGCACGGGCTGCTGGAGCGGATCGGGAACCTTGGGGTGACGACCCTGGAGGACGTCCTCGAGTTCACCCATCACGTGAGCAGGCAGCGTCGGGCCAAGCGGGTGTGGGCAAAGGACCTGCCCGAGGAGCCCGGGGTGTACTGGTTCCACCGTGAGGAGCCCGGGCACCCCGACGAAGTGCTCTACGTGGGAAAGTCGGTGAATCTGCGCCGCAGGGTGTCAACCTATTTCACGGCCTCGGAGCATCGTTCCCGCATGGACGAGATGGTCCGGCTGTCCACCGCGGTGGGTCACCAGACCTGTACCACGCCACTGGAGGCCGGGGTGGTGGAACTGCGCCTCATCGATGCCCACAGCCCTCGGTACAACCGTCGTTCCCAACGCCAGAACAAGGTGTCCTGGGTGACGCTCACCGACGAGGCCTTCCCGAGACTGTCGATCGTGCGATCCACCACCCAGCCCGGCCGGGTGTACTGGGGACCGTTCACCCGGCGTGACGACGCCGTCGATGCCTGTCGAGCGTTGCGAGAGATCGCCCCGCTGCGCGAGTGCACCGGGGCGTTGAGTTCGCATCCGCACGGCTGTCCCCTGGCCGAGATGGGAAGGTGCCCGGCTCCGTGTCTGCACCCGGATCGTGCCAGCTACCAGGAGATCGTCGAGCTCGCCACCCGGATCATGACCCGCGACGTCACGGCAGCTGCCACTGGACACGCAGCGCGCATAGCCGAACTCGCCGATGCCGATCGTTTCGAGGAGGCCGGAGCTCGCACCGATCGTGCACTGACCCTGTTGCGGGTGGGACGACGCGGGGCGCGGCTGGCATCGCTGGCACGGTGCCCCCAGATCGTCGCTGCCCAGCGGGTCGACGACTTCTGGCACGTCCATGTCGTGCGATACGGCCGACTGGCCGGTGCCGGACGGGTCCGGGTGGGCGGCAACCCCATGCCCGCCATCGATGCGATCGTCACCGCTGCCCAGACCGTCCTGCCGCCACCGGTGAGCGGTCTGCCAGCCTGCACTGTCGAGGAAGCCGAGCTCATCGCCTCGTGGTTCGAGGAGGAGGGAGTGCGTCTGGTCGACATCGACGGTGACTGGTCCTGGCCGGCGCACATCTACGTCGACGCCCAGGCGCTGGCCGCCCAAGTGCGCAGCCTTCGTACCGAGACGCACGGCGTCCCAGCCACCTGCCGACCGATCGTGGCATGA
- a CDS encoding 3-deoxy-7-phosphoheptulonate synthase, translated as MPVEQQPRYSDPQQRRRVVQRLRALAPLVRARQCDELRSRLADVAGGHAFLLQGGDCAETFAGVRADNIGNKVRVLSSMAAVMADAAGVPVVTVGRIAGQYAKPRSRRTETRDGVELPSYRGDAVNGFEFTARARQHDPERLERMYRAAAATLELVAGTGRHLRVWASHEALLLDYEHSLTRVDEHSQLPYDLSGHLVWLGERTRRLDGAHVAFLQSVHNPVGVKLGPSATAQQAVALAEALDPRHTPGRLTVITRMGAGRVRRLLPPIIRAVEATGRSVVWCCDPMHGNTFETANGYKTRSFHDICAEVNGFFDVHEELGTRPGGVHVELTGDDVTECLGGTDALAESDLGNRYETVCDPRLNRNQSMELAQLVADRLTRSHGSHAQG; from the coding sequence ATGCCGGTGGAGCAGCAACCCAGGTACTCGGACCCCCAGCAACGCCGTCGGGTCGTGCAGCGCCTGCGTGCCCTTGCGCCACTGGTTCGTGCCCGGCAGTGTGACGAGCTGCGTTCCCGTCTGGCCGACGTCGCCGGAGGACATGCCTTCCTGCTGCAGGGAGGTGACTGCGCGGAGACCTTCGCAGGGGTGCGTGCCGACAACATCGGCAACAAGGTGCGGGTGCTGTCGTCGATGGCCGCGGTGATGGCCGATGCTGCCGGCGTTCCCGTGGTTACCGTGGGACGGATCGCAGGCCAGTACGCCAAACCGCGCTCGCGACGCACCGAGACTCGGGACGGCGTCGAGCTGCCGAGCTACCGGGGAGACGCCGTCAACGGATTCGAGTTCACGGCCCGGGCTCGCCAGCATGACCCCGAGCGTCTGGAGCGGATGTATCGTGCCGCCGCTGCGACCCTCGAACTCGTGGCGGGCACTGGGCGTCACCTGCGTGTCTGGGCGAGTCACGAGGCCCTCCTGCTGGACTACGAACATTCCCTGACGCGTGTCGACGAGCACTCCCAGCTGCCCTACGACCTGTCTGGTCACCTGGTGTGGCTGGGGGAGCGGACCCGTCGACTGGACGGGGCCCACGTCGCCTTCCTCCAGTCGGTGCACAACCCGGTGGGGGTGAAGCTGGGACCCTCCGCCACTGCTCAGCAGGCCGTCGCCTTGGCCGAGGCGCTCGACCCGCGACACACCCCCGGCCGGCTCACCGTCATCACCCGGATGGGGGCCGGACGGGTACGTCGGCTGCTTCCCCCGATCATCAGGGCCGTCGAGGCCACCGGTCGGTCGGTGGTGTGGTGCTGTGATCCCATGCACGGCAACACCTTCGAGACCGCCAATGGCTACAAGACGAGGTCGTTCCACGACATCTGTGCCGAGGTCAACGGCTTCTTCGACGTCCACGAGGAGCTGGGCACCAGACCTGGTGGGGTGCACGTCGAGCTCACCGGCGACGATGTCACGGAATGTCTGGGCGGTACCGACGCCTTGGCCGAGTCGGATCTGGGGAATCGGTACGAGACGGTCTGTGACCCGCGCCTCAACCGCAACCAGTCGATGGAGCTTGCCCAGCTGGTCGCCGACCGATTGACGCGCAGTCACGGCTCGCACGCCCAAGGATGA
- a CDS encoding MBL fold metallo-hydrolase, translating into MKISHLGHSCVLVEAAGARILIDPGDGSQAWHDLTDLDVILVTHRHPDHVDPAHIKDLVNANSSAICRAEAGACTTVPELDADPIAPGDVLELGDVRIEAVGGRHATIHRDLEPIGNVGYLIGEGLGTILYHPGDELDEMPRGVDVLAVPIQAPWAAMKETIDFTRGVGARHAFMIHDALLSERGWNLMYGMHSQLTDTQFHDLRGGQPWEVPQD; encoded by the coding sequence ATGAAGATTTCCCACCTCGGTCACTCATGTGTTCTCGTCGAAGCCGCTGGAGCCCGGATCCTCATCGACCCCGGTGACGGGTCGCAGGCATGGCACGACCTGACCGATCTGGATGTCATCCTGGTGACCCACCGTCACCCCGACCATGTGGACCCGGCCCACATCAAGGACTTGGTCAATGCCAATTCCTCGGCGATCTGCCGTGCCGAGGCCGGGGCGTGCACCACCGTGCCAGAGCTGGATGCCGACCCGATCGCGCCCGGTGACGTGCTCGAACTCGGTGACGTGCGCATCGAGGCGGTTGGTGGGCGGCACGCCACGATCCACCGTGACCTGGAGCCGATCGGCAATGTCGGCTACCTCATCGGCGAAGGCTTGGGGACGATCCTCTACCACCCCGGTGACGAGCTCGACGAGATGCCACGTGGGGTGGATGTGTTGGCCGTGCCGATCCAGGCACCGTGGGCAGCCATGAAGGAGACGATCGACTTCACCCGAGGTGTCGGTGCCCGGCATGCCTTCATGATCCACGACGCCCTGCTCAGCGAGCGTGGCTGGAATCTCATGTACGGCATGCATTCCCAACTCACCGACACGCAGTTCCACGACCTGCGTGGTGGACAGCCGTGGGAGGTGCCCCAGGACTGA